The Plasmodium falciparum 3D7 genome assembly, chromosome: 12 genome contains the following window.
TAACAcattgaataataatatgaatatgaacaattataataaccaaaatataaataatatttatccaTTGACGCATAATATTTCCATTGTTAACCATATATTGAATCATTCCTATTACAATGAAAATacagaacaaaataataaaaacctTTTTCATAATACAATATTAGTACCtaaaaattgtaataatataatgaacaactctgataaatataattatttgaatGCATATAACCAAAATTATACCTTATACAATAATACACTTAATAACAACAATTCTTTAGTACAACCATCAgatgttaataatatgaattgtTCATATGAATCGATTAATGGTAACATGCCAATAAATGATCAATCGTGTGATACATACaatgatgaatataatgATACATATAATGATACATATAATGATACATATAATGATACATATAATGATACACATAATGATACACATAATGATACACATAATGATACATataatgatgaatataatgatacatataatgaaataaataatgaaacatACAATGATACATTAAATGATACCCCTAATGATACACTATATGATACATTAAATGGAATTACTAATGATACACCATATATTACACCTACAAATGCATGTAACCTTTCTTATGAAGAATTAATGTACAAAATgcaaaataacaataatatatattgtaaaaagCATGatagtaattatattatatctaatgggataaataatcatatttgTGCTCATAAGGAAGTAAATTATAATGTATTAAATCATGTCACAAATATCAATACTTATGTaaatagtaaaaatatattttcaaatgTTGCTGTTACAAACGATACTGATTTACATGCTTGTAATAATGaacaaagaaataatatatccaatcataatattaataaaaatgtcgTTAATTTAAACAACGTTCATTCAATAAATAaggaattaaataattatccaATAAATTCAACACAAGATTATAATACGAATTATGACAAAAACGGTTGTTTGGGAACATTAACatgtgatataaaaaataaaaataataaaaataataaaaataacaaaaataataaaaataataaaaataataaaaataataaaaataaaaataataatgataataataataataataataacaacaataataatagtaataataataaggatattattatattaaataaaaacaatataaataacgctaacatttttaatataaattcattaaaagaaaaactattgaatgatgatatatctaaaaacaaagaaaagaaaaaaaagaaatgtgtCATAAGAAAGattaaaaaaaggaacaaGGTTAACCCAAAAcggaataataatattaataatagaaataaaaataatggtaGTTATAAATGTGATACCAAAAGagttaataaaattaacaaTGGTTTCatgaaaaattttaaaaacaaatatacaaGTTCTTgcattaattataatatgtgtGCTATTAGTGATTTATCaactaatataaaaaataaggaaaatttTGTTATTGGAAATTATCCATATACTAATGGTGTATCCTATATAACAAACGGAGAAAATAATACAACTAATAATGGTAAAAAGAATGATGACcatagaaataaaaagaaagaatataatagtaacgaaaataataattactgCAACAATAATTctaatagaaataataataataataataataatagtcatTTTGGTGGTAATAAGAACAACAGaggtgatgataatgatgaggatgatcaagaaaaaaataacaaaagaaatatttatggTAAAAATGGAGACGACGAAGAAGAAGATTATGATGGGgaggatgataataatgaagaaaatgatcataataataaaaagaatataaaaagaaaaaacaagaaaTCTAATAAggcatataataataatgatgatgaaaacaaatgtattaataataaagatacaTTTCATTTACCtaaaaaacataattatgaatatacTATGAACAATAACTATAACatgaataatgaatataataaggaCGATGAAGAAatcaaaaataattatgaagatAATCAAGATAATGGGGATATAAAACATAAGAGTTGTACTAATGGTAATGATGTAGATGGGGTAAAGAGtaaatatcataaaaatgaCCACAGTggtgacaataataatgatataaataataatagtgatagtaataataataataataacaataataataacaataacaataataataacaataataataacaataacaataataataacaataacaataataacaataattctTGCACAAATAATTGTGCAACTGTTGATGATCTTATGAACCTTAATAGCTCCAACCTAGGAAAATTTAGCTACCTTACTAATGTATTAAgtcataatattaataatataaattttataaataacaataatcaCAAAATGAATTTTCTTAATAATGAAAACGTGAACCAAttctttaataatatgaattataaggattatgttaataatatgaattacTTAGAGccgaataattatattaatcataatattaatgaattaaattattttaataaaaatatgatccTAAACAAcctaaattatataaattatgttaatggtataaataatgatagaTATATGAATGGAATCAATAATTCACAAATGAGTTACAATAATCATTTTCGTAATGACATAATAAGTAATGTATTAAAAGGTGTACGggtaataaataaagaaagtcattataaaaataaaaataataaaaatggtaatagtaataataataataataataataataataataataatgaggatgaagatgatgataataaccaaaataataataatgataatgatggggatgataataatgataatgataataatgaagaaaataataatattgatgatcGTATACCTTTTAAACAtcataatatgaacaatgtaagtatgaaaaataatgatggtaaaaatgaagataataacaataataagaataataacaataacaataataataacaataataataacaacaataacagcaacgataataataataatcgtaatggaaataataatatcattaaccctttctttttatataacaaaatgttTTGCATGAATAATAATGCAAACAATTTCAACAAtggtaatataataaataattttacaaaCAATGGTATGGCACATAATCACAATcctaatatgaatataaatagttTTAGAAATAATAACATGCATCTTTTCCATAAATATGGTATTCAGTATAAAGATTTAATACCTATGAATATGTTCCCAACAGCTTATTTAAATTTAGGTAGAGAAAGACGTTCTAGCAAGTATGAAAATAGTTCATACAACAAAAAGAAAGATTTGATGAAAAGGAGATATGAATTACAAAAGGCAATATTATTAAACGTAGATGAAAATCTAAAAGAAGTTATAGATGAAATTATTCGTAATTCAACTATATTGCCACAAAAAGGAATAAGAGGTAGAAATACATTAGATTGTAATCATCCAATACATAGTGTATGGAAAGATACGACAAGAGGACATTGTTCATGGAGATGTAGATGGTGGGAAAATGGAAGACGTTTaagtaaaaattttaatgttAAAAGATTTGGTAATGATGGTGCATTGAGAATGGCTATAACTATGaagttaaaaaaaagtaatccCAAAGAACAAATGCAATTATTAAAACAACAAAGAGAATATTTAAAACTATGTTACGGTGATAactgggaaaaaaaaattaaagaactTCAAAATGTGAATAATGCAAATCAAactgtaaataataataataataatataaacaaaaataatatagataacaataatcaaaatgataataacagCAGCAAAAGTAACAATAGTaacaatagtaataataatagtaacaatCAACATTATGTATCAGCAAATgcagatataaataatgatgctACCATAACATTTAATAAcccattaaataataaaaatgtaccTTACCAATATCTTAATCTTAAAGACAAGAAACAAACATTTCAacaatataatcatataaaggACAGAGAAAATTCCTACCcttatatgcatataaaaGGAGAAACTCAACAAAATGGTATGAagttaaaaaatgatataaataatcatcATTCACAAAATCAACTTTCATTATCTaaacaagaaaataatatttacaaaaataatgTTATGGATGAAAAATTGCTCATTCAAAATTTGAAAGCATGTATAAatgaaagtaataataataataataataataattataatgtgcAAAAACGtattcaaaataattattaccaCAAAGGGGGAAACAACaggaatatttaaatatcatcctttttttttataaaatttaaaatatatatttatatatatatatatataccttttGAATATTCCCTATAActaaatgtatttatatatagtttttttatttatatatttatttatttttaaattgtattattattattatttttttttttttttaaatacatcttgtgacatttttaaataacaatatataccTAATATTTCtacttatatattacatatatattgatattataacaaaacaatatatattttaatgattCTAATTTtgctttttcatttattaacTTGATTAAggattcatataaaatatatattattcaatatatatcttctttaaatagttatacatatattttaaatatttaactTAAATGACCTTTAAtacttaaataaaaaaaaataataataaaaataataacattaaaATGAACTTGGTTTTATATACTTCAAACTTGATTATATGaagttttgaaaaaaaaaaaaaatgcaaataaataaaaaaatatataataaataatataattataataataaataaataaataaataaaaaaatatacatatatatataatatatatattattattattcaatgtaaacattaaatataaaaagtgtaatcatacatgtatatgtgtacatataatgtatattccaaaaaaaaatatttttttttccacatTATAAGAACTGTATGTCTTTAAATTTCTCAACACAcagttataaaaaataaacgcAATTTTCAATTAGTAATAcattattacataaaataattaatatatattatatatgttatataaaaaagagtTCAGTTTTTGTTGTACTTATTCTTAATATGTctactataatatataatgtttatttattatgtttccTTCCACACAATAAGTATTACAAGAAATATCAAACAtagaaaattttataattaaaaaagcaAACTGTAacatttcataatattatttacacatggatattttttatgtaacattattatgatatatataattatatttttttatttttattttttaaaatcgaAATGaatcttaaaaaaatacatataatttcattatattatagtcttaattattttattttatttttttttaagttttaataattattcatatttataatattataaaaaattataaaaaattattaaaaattgaaaaaaaatttggaataaaaatgatatgatCAAAGGATTATTTAAGCAAAGCATATAAACTTTTCCTtttgtttaataaaaatattattatgttattttttttaataaatatgccTAAATAATTTAAACCAATcacaaaatataagaaaacattaatttgttcatatggatatatatatatatatatgtatatacatatattattttaaccTGATATtcaaatacataaaaatatatgcatgttcttatttaataaaaacattataattctattttataaaaaagaaaatgaaaaaatgctgactttattttattattattgtccttaattttttattctaattttattttatttctttcaaattaaataatatatatatgttcttatAATGAATTGTTAATCatttgaatttttattataaaatgttaaatatatatacaatgcATATATTTCTCTTATTTAGAAGAATGTAACTAGATCTTTTGGTTTTGTTCttacatatgtatgtatgtgtatgtgtgtgtgtgtgttttttttttttttttttataatataaattgaCGAAAGCCAATCCAATgtgtttatttaaaaaaaaataaaataaagaaaaataaaaatttaaccTGACATGCACATATTTTCTCAACCTTTcaaattattacataaataattacATAATGATATGgaagatatattaattaattatatattataaagaaatatatataagaggattatatatat
Protein-coding sequences here:
- a CDS encoding AP2 domain transcription factor AP2-G, with the protein product MTAKILNPFDIPVYPSSKACKYEFNFPTRKESTFDYIPGKSIETNCSKENMVQPKHLNLLKMLKKYMYEIIEESCFDIKSFNNISNGKRACNEVFYNLEDTIINDSRMNIKNKILQSNENVSNSCMDKKAICKKLDMLLNHRIEGNYCQDDVSNNASLQLMQKGKEDKGNERIYCCTTKDVILHAHKPTMNYMNSYKLSSDYISKLHLFIVKKEKVLFFPILYAEMIIRYNMKFFPLSKLYNIKNTASLMKCKRVFSYVIILHFLMNSICVTYSDDIHSSLYKNNDVMYFYVIKGKEVGLYEITKFPMNHISYDMNIFNDSKTYIGNMNYILEKNIEEHLFDNMYFILSSISYKNVFHMNIMHIHMKCYSNQTCMDLNKCFNFVKDIYISRKQNMCIIIGTIKIDHMFCTCSCGSTANSNMENKNSNNNNNNNNNTGSKQSVNNSRASNNRKRINNTSSNNGNDDDEDEKYQNKRKKYFDDCNMKDEHKKEGKNKQKNKKNNKNKKNNKNNNINNINNINNNNNNNNNNSNNNNNNNNNNNNNNNNNNNSFYNDCVLTNNSFKGYMEENNFILNSHSSNSLDMGTHICYNYQNKINHNITKQCNDNNNTVFHNNYSHKDNVKVLNNIYNNIITDKERESNDNDSTKQSMLNDDDADKLDNIKLNNYIYSNMNDYFTICDPNINIDKTTLHENYLRFQPNVLEKDVNGGNKHMTMRYIDNFKHNSISNHNNNNNNSNNNNNSNNSNNNNNSNNSNNSNRLYNISSEALNSLKKNDSLYMRLQNIISFSSGHNNTKIKVININNFNNNANKFKNLNMDNMNAPNGVTNLNVGINNEVVKEEKTNTCLNINEQIHSHTKLKCIKNGKPRNINQKENNVVYIESDNSHNDNNNNNNNNNNNNNNNNNNNNNNNNNNSFENNMLLLCKSKNVKNQNRMNNLFRKEENKDTKLKSLNYNILINPCYNKNNVINELFMNTKEKSLYGNTNKFHNTLNNNMNMNNYNNQNINNIYPLTHNISIVNHILNHSYYNENTEQNNKNLFHNTILVPKNCNNIMNNSDKYNYLNAYNQNYTLYNNTLNNNNSLVQPSDVNNMNCSYESINGNMPINDQSCDTYNDEYNDTYNDTYNDTYNDTYNDTHNDTHNDTHNDTYNDEYNDTYNEINNETYNDTLNDTPNDTLYDTLNGITNDTPYITPTNACNLSYEELMYKMQNNNNIYCKKHDSNYIISNGINNHICAHKEVNYNVLNHVTNINTYVNSKNIFSNVAVTNDTDLHACNNEQRNNISNHNINKNVVNLNNVHSINKELNNYPINSTQDYNTNYDKNGCLGTLTCDIKNKNNKNNKNNKNNKNNKNNKNNKNKNNNDNNNNNNNNNNNSNNNKDIIILNKNNINNANIFNINSLKEKLLNDDISKNKEKKKKKCVIRKIKKRNKVNPKRNNNINNRNKNNGSYKCDTKRVNKINNGFMKNFKNKYTSSCINYNMCAISDLSTNIKNKENFVIGNYPYTNGVSYITNGENNTTNNGKKNDDHRNKKKEYNSNENNNYCNNNSNRNNNNNNNNSHFGGNKNNRGDDNDEDDQEKNNKRNIYGKNGDDEEEDYDGEDDNNEENDHNNKKNIKRKNKKSNKAYNNNDDENKCINNKDTFHLPKKHNYEYTMNNNYNMNNEYNKDDEEIKNNYEDNQDNGDIKHKSCTNGNDVDGVKSKYHKNDHSGDNNNDINNNSDSNNNNNNNNNNNNNNNNNNNNNNNNNNNNNNNNNSCTNNCATVDDLMNLNSSNLGKFSYLTNVLSHNINNINFINNNNHKMNFLNNENVNQFFNNMNYKDYVNNMNYLEPNNYINHNINELNYFNKNMILNNLNYINYVNGINNDRYMNGINNSQMSYNNHFRNDIISNVLKGVRVINKESHYKNKNNKNGNSNNNNNNNNNNNNEDEDDDNNQNNNNDNDGDDNNDNDNNEENNNIDDRIPFKHHNMNNVSMKNNDGKNEDNNNNKNNNNNNNNNNNNNNNNSNDNNNNRNGNNNIINPFFLYNKMFCMNNNANNFNNGNIINNFTNNGMAHNHNPNMNINSFRNNNMHLFHKYGIQYKDLIPMNMFPTAYLNLGRERRSSKYENSSYNKKKDLMKRRYELQKAILLNVDENLKEVIDEIIRNSTILPQKGIRGRNTLDCNHPIHSVWKDTTRGHCSWRCRWWENGRRLSKNFNVKRFGNDGALRMAITMKLKKSNPKEQMQLLKQQREYLKLCYGDNWEKKIKELQNVNNANQTVNNNNNNINKNNIDNNNQNDNNSSKSNNSNNSNNNSNNQHYVSANADINNDATITFNNPLNNKNVPYQYLNLKDKKQTFQQYNHIKDRENSYPYMHIKGETQQNGMKLKNDINNHHSQNQLSLSKQENNIYKNNVMDEKLLIQNLKACINESNNNNNNNNYNVQKRIQNNYYHKGGNNRNI